In a genomic window of Bemisia tabaci chromosome 1, PGI_BMITA_v3:
- the LOC109041339 gene encoding probable cytochrome P450 6a13 gives MESLQNLLYAAVSPVFLSLCVAALIWIHLRDSINYWAKRGIPHIPAHRCLVLLLAEKFGWKHDMEMYCDMYNALEGHSYGGAFEVLKPTIILRDPAMVNAWLVKGFSSFRDHHSGSAPDEEGENLTGELFALTGDRWRQVRSKLTPLFSPAKLKLMYETLKECTEELKDHLRQTVDDEADVEIKDVVSRHAMDVIGACALGVKCNAVKDPENCVIMKVANRVLDVGWRSSVYFFLNLVHPRLPHLLGFSLRSPEVVAFMTSLTKDVMRMKKESEQPSQHFLRMLMDSCELQEEDIHGSKTISLQQELGAEQKESFKITEDYVAGVFASFLSAGLEPISIIVTCCFYELAHHPEIQDRIFNEIQTIKEGSGSDITFEDLKKLQYLEQVVKETLRKYPTAGFIHRECTEPFHIPDSSIVVEKGVRLFISTCGLHRDPKYFPEPDKFDPDRFSKENIHKIVPGSYLPFGEGPRVCVGKQLALMNIKHMVMNLVSDYTLQTCEKTQNCLRTDPQKFFLGPKGEVWLRLKKRK, from the exons atggAGTCTCTCCAGAATTTGTTGTACGCAGCCGTAAGCCCAGTTTTCCTTTCCCTGTGCGTAGCCGCCCTCATATGGATACATCTTCGAGACTCGATCAACTATTGGGCAAAGCGGGGCATCCCTCATATACCCGCCCACAGGTGCCTCGTTCTACTCCTCGCCGAAAAATTCGGTTGGAAACACGATATGGAGATGTACTGCGATATGTACAACGCCCTGGAAGGGCACAGCTACGGGGGTGCTTTCGAGGTCCTCAAGCCAACCATCATTCTTCGCGACCCAGCGATGGTCAACGCCTGGCTCGTCAAGGGTTTCTCCAGTTTCCGCGACCACCATTCGGGCTCAGCACCGGACGAGGAAGGTGAGAACCTCACCGGAGAGTTATTCGCACTCACCGGCGATAGGTGGCGCCAGGTGCGCTCAAAACTCACACCTCTCTTCAGCCCGGCTAAGCTCAAACTAATGTACGAGACTCTGAAAGAATGCACCGAGGAGCTGAAAGATCACCTACGACAGACGGTGGACGATGAGGCTGACGTCGAAATCAAAGACGTCGTAAGTCGCCACGCGATGGACGTCATTGGAGCATGCGCGCTGGGTGTCAAGTGTAACGCCGTCAAGGACCCTGAAAACTGTGTGATCATGAAAGTCGCTAATCGGGTTTTGGATGTTGGTTGGAGGTCCTCAGTTTACTTCTTCCTGAACCTGGTTCACCCCCGGCTCCCGCATCTTCTTGGGTTCAGTTTAAGATCACCTGAGGTAGTGGCATTCATGACGTCATTGACCAAGGATGTGATGAGGATGAAGAAGGAAAGTGAACAACCCAGTCAACATTTCCTTCGGATGTTGATGGACTCTTGTGAGTTGCAAGAAGAAGACATCCATGGTTCAAAAACGATTTCTTTACAACAGGAACTCGGAGCAGAGCAAAAGGAAA GTTTCAAAATCACGGAGGATTACGTTGCTGGCGTTTTTGCATCGTTTCTCTCAGCCGGGCTTGAGCCAATTTCCATCATCGTGACTTGCTGCTTTTATGAGCTGGCGCATCATCCTGAGATCCAGGACAGAATATTCAATGAAATCCAAACGATTAAAGAAGGATCCGGAAGTGATATCACCTTTGAGGACCTCAAAAAACTTCAATATTTGGAGCAAGTTGTAAAGG AAACATTGCGAAAATATCCAACAGCTGGATTTATCCACAGAGAATGCACAGAGCCTTTCCACATTCCTGATTCGTCGATTGTGGTGGAGAAAGGAGTCCGACTTTTCATCTCAACTTGTGGCCTCCATAGAGACCCAAAATATTTTCCCGAGCCTGATAAATTCGATCCTGATCgattttcgaaagaaaatatcCACAAAATTGTACCTGGCTCGTACCTACCGTTTGGCGAAGGGCCTAGAGTATGCGTTG GGAAGCAGTTGGCTTTGATGAATATCAAACATATGGTGATGAATTTAGTTTCGGACTATACACTCCAAACATgtgaaaaaactcaaaattgtcTCCGAACGGACCCTCAGAAGTTTTTCCTTGGCCCGAAGGGTGAGGTGTGGCTCCGGTTGAAAAAACGGAAGTAA
- the LOC140224218 gene encoding cytochrome P450 6k1-like, whose translation MELLTSVVNSQVTLALLCISVALYVWFLIQKKFSYWNKRGVPEISILTCLPNFIVQLLQIKRFSTIVSEYYKATEGHSFIGMYQGLRPAIMLRDPTMVNDWIVKGFSNFHDRNSPPDEKARNLSGNLLSLTGERWHIVRAKVSPAFSSVKLNFMYDANKSYAVEARIYLERLCSGKNEAIVDVDDFVSRYAMDVIGAWGLGGECNAIKDPQNCEIKKILDQFMRSSWRRSMELFLSMVHPSLARLFRSRCFSNISNFITSVTNQAIKTRNENGSSGKDFLQYLINVCRAETEGEQEEGETMLNGVPQPLKNEDSVFTENIVASTIVNMLAAGLHTVAATTTFCLYELAYHPEIQDRVFKEIQTVKNGSGNEIQFADLKKFSYLTQVISETLRKHPPGGLMVRKCTETFNVPNSSFVIEKGVDLLIPTIGFHHDPKYFPNPENFDPERFSAENIDKIVPGSYLPFGEGPRFCIANRMAMMNVKDMLITILSEYSLHPCSKTKNPLKFDRKTFTLSPEGEVWLCIKRRI comes from the exons ATGGAGTTATTAACAAGTGTAGTAAACTCACAAGTTACTTTAGCGCTACTGTGCATCAGTGTTGCTCTCTATGTATGGTTCCTCATCCAGAAAAAGTTTAGTTACTGGAATAAGCGCGGCGTTCCCGAAATTTCAATCCTGACATGCCTACCCAACtttattgtgcaacttcttcaaatcaaaaggttttccACAATCGTGAGCGAGTACTACAAGGCTACGGAGGGTCACAGTTTTATCGGGATGTATCAGGGTCTCCGGCCAGCAATCATGCTCCGAGACCCCACAATGGTCAATGATTGGATCGTCAAAGGATTCTCCAACTTCCACGACCGCAATTCGCCACCCGACGAGAAAGCAAGGAACTTGTCCGGAAACCTCCTTTCTCTAACCGGCGAGCGATGGCACATTGTTCGCGCCAAAGTTTCACCGGCCTTTAGCTCGGTCAAGCTCAATTTTATGTATGATGCTAACAAAAGCTACGCTGTGGAGGCCAGGATTTACCTAGAGAGGTTATGCTCAGGCAAAAATGAAGCTATAGTTGATGTTGATGACTTCGTGAGTAGATACGCCATGGATGTGATAGGGGCATGGGGCCTGGGCGGCGAATGTAATGCAATCAAAGACCCTCAAAACTGTGAAATTAAGAAGATTTTGGATCAATTTATGAG GAGCAGTTGGCGGCGATCTATGGAACTGTTCCTCTCCATGGTCCACCCAAGTCTTGCGAGGCTTTTTCGCTCGAGGTGTTTCTCCAATATCTCAAACTTCATCACTTCAGTAACCAATCAAGCCATAAAGACGAGAAACGAAAACGGATCATCCGGAAAAGATTTTCTCCAATATTTAATTAATGTTTGTCGTGCTGAGACTGAAGGTGAACAAGAAGAAGGGGAAACCATGTTAAATGGAGTGCCACAGCCATTGAAAAACGAGG actCTGTGTTCACTGAAAATATCGTGGCAAGCACAATTGTCAACATGCTTGCGGCTGGACTTCACACTGTGGCCGCTACGACAACATTCTGCCTCTACGAGTTAGCGTATCATCCTGAGATTCAGGATagagtttttaaagaaattcagACAGTCAAAAATGGATCTGGCAATGAAATACAATTTGCGGACCTGAAAAAATTCTCATACTTGACGCAAGTTATCAGCG AAACTCTCCGGAAACATCCACCTGGTGGATTAATGGTGAGAAAATGCACAGAGACTTTCAACGTGCCTAACTCCTCTTTTGTGATAGAGAAGGGAGTTGATCTTTTGATTCCAACAATCGGTTTTCACCACGATCCGAAGTACTTTCCAAACCCCGAAAACTTTGATCCGGAGCGGTTTTCAgcggaaaatatcgataaaattGTACCTGGATCATATTTACCCTTCGGTGAAGGGCCACGATTTTGCATTg cAAACCGGATGGCTATGATGAACGTCAAGGATATGCTTATCACCATATTGTCAGAATACTCCTTACATCCATGTTCTAAGACtaaaaatccactcaaatttGACCGGAAAACTTTCACTCTGAGTCCGGAAGGTGAAGTTTGGCTCTGCATCAAACGGAGAATCTAA